The proteins below are encoded in one region of Oryzias melastigma strain HK-1 linkage group LG7, ASM292280v2, whole genome shotgun sequence:
- the LOC112159271 gene encoding membrane-associated guanylate kinase, WW and PDZ domain-containing protein 2 isoform X3: MSKTAGKKLHWRSKVQDSFVPLFGTSELGIAIGGGADYGEFPFVTSAPGGGLTVGDIILEIGGTPVLGMTLGDVRGVLNSCPHPIRIKTVSPGSTLCKDLRLYLSKCFTPGSVDSQLQQVIRENLLLRAIPCTTRQPRDGEISGVDYNFVSIEEFFSLEESGALLESGKFKGNYYGTPRPVHVSAESPPITYQEHRNLLRNFRTRSKSLSNLEKAAGEGLHSEDDAGLPGDSAGVIHSVPFGHRSPGRPRASSTGGDGYPLENGFISSKSGVRIRGVMPDHWEQAFSDPGEPLYIERSPKRTSWQSPRPSSRETDYRSEWFTDQPEELRGFTVHAPLIKGHRGFGFNIVGGSRRREFLQVYSVTSSGPSALKTGDILVYINDACVLGLSHKEAVEMLKSVPVGHSVDIEVRRGYPLLYNPDGRLKQSPPRMLDNKDPNLRPTTTQPQSLHHLPRHPTPTPQTQYLNGLHSNGSYMEPGVALDANGNATAFASKPPPPYRRSSITNAGCSSPARPPRSHRSLARLQSLDPTLASQSDSEVVSHRASVIRNHNNNSLSTPPHLLRYGTSKSSESDLSTCTLPGTRLPMPESPHRPSSSPGGRAYAHLFRGHSSHLRPLSNPESPLHRGVNGFLSNTSPTVSPSNLSSPGATSLGSGFGGLSGGELVPVALAQTEGDRGLGFSVTAGGPGGRVTVVDRVWDRKQCNSLQPGDAIVKINGADVQSLNFTQIDSILLEHAKQGEVILLVYRGGIYHSSVSPASIRRLPPPLLRPPPPPDASESFSAYPEALPLPRTSNSPAPSPTHSSLIQSTSFLESIPVTLTMDPKDWIDIGLEDEAAGISVPDASLEKRSEQSRPLRGLEVVLRRKPGEGFGFVIASQDLEHGKAASLLPHRFVTVRRGSPAAKSGQIRPGDRLEAVEGRSVVTLPHRELAQILRRAGNTLRLTIVPRTSTHSTNFTEATDHEHRSRRGQRSRPKRDSRYYSVDLDRGPSGFGFSLRGGSEYNMGLYVLGLMEGGPASRSQKIQVSDQLVEINGNSTAGMTHSQAVEQIRRGGQRIHLVLKRGNGYVPDYGREQRITSPSHIYNPKEQGLAAVNSTGRRGRSSHQMRRSRSAGDKREKRSEVRSRRRHGSLKGDRSDLHSPISEPSDRSHESRDRRRRRKRSSHSLPRDPNQKYADSDAERRTVRGRKRDRDKGRSRGREGRKSRSEERQRRAEREESEPEERYSPPVEVERRLEERENEGNFETENKGSLPIPSPTRRLPGLEPNWELESRVEWDMAAEYRELVRHENQQAEHAESLGYDKGEDEEVDEDQSLTSQRPLPGVAVNLAESQRKPFSFLTSTLSVDQLGEADSESGDSLSDVSLSDVSTSAASISGLSVATRETGRPRAEALPGFWLKPSEQRLVQFAPENRQPRSPS, from the exons GTACGACCAGACAGCCCAGAGATGGAGAAATCTCAGGAGTAGATTATAACTTTGTTTCCATCGAGGAGTTCTTCTCTTTGGAGGAGTCCGGGGCGCTTCTGGAAAGTGGAAAGTTCAAAG GGAATTACTACGGCACACCTCGGCCCGTTCACGTAAGCGCAGAGAGCCCCCCCATCACCTACCAGGAGCACCGCAACCTGCTCAGAAACTTCCGCACACGCAGCAAATCGCTCAGCAACCTGGAGAAGGCTGCAGGGGAAGGACTACACAGTGAGGACGACGCAGGCCTGCCAG GAGACTCTGCAGGTGTCATCCACAGCGTCCCCTTCGGTCACCGCTCCCCAGGCCGGCCTCGAGCGTCCAGCACCGGAGGAGATGGCTACCCCTTAGAGAACGGGTTCATCAGCAGCAAAAGTGGAGTCAGGATCAGAGGGGTGATGCCTGATCACTGGGAGCAGGCCTTCAGCGACCCAGGAGAACCACTTTACATAGA GCGAAGCCCAAAGAGAACCAGCTGGCAGAGCCCTCGACCCTCCAGCAGAGAGACCGACTACAGAAGTGAAT GGTTCACGGATCAGCCCGAGGAGCTCCGAGGTTTCACCGTGCATGCACCCTTGATCAAAGGCCACAGAGGGTTTGGCTTCAACATTGTGGGGGGCAGCAGACGGCGGGAGTTCCTGCAGGTCTACAGTGTGACCTCAAGTGGACCATCTGCACTCAAAACAG GGGACATTCTGGTGTACATCAATGACGCTTGCGTGCTGGGGCTGTCCCATAAAGAGGCCGTAGAGATGCTCAAGTCGGTGCCTGTGGGCCACAGCGTGGATATAGAGGTCCGAAGGGGATACCCGCTGCTCTACAACCCGGATGGCCGGCTCAAGCAGTCCCCACCGAGAATGCTGGACAACAAGGACCCCAACCTAcggcccaccaccacccagcccCAGTCCCTTCATCATCTGCCCCGCCACCCAACGCCCACGCCCCAGACTCAGTACTTAAATGGGCTCCACAGTAACGGAAGTTACATGGAACCGGGTGTTGCTCTCGATGCTAATGGAAATGCCACTGCTTTTGCTTCCAAACCGCCTCCCCCATACAGACGCTCTAGCATCACCAATGCTGGCTGTTCCTCCCCGGCTCGGCCACCCCGGTCCCACAGAAGCTTAGCCAGGCTGCAGTCGCTTGACCCGACGCTGGCCAGCCAGAGCGACAGTGAAGTTGTCTCACACAG aGCATCGGTCATCCGTAACCACAACAACAACTCTCTGTCGACGCCGCCTCACCTTTTACGCTATGGAACGTCAAAATCATCAGAAAGTGACCTGTCCACCTGCACACTGCCGGGGACTCGGCTGCCCATGCCCGAATCACCACACAGGCCCTCCTCTTCTCCTGGTGGCAGGGCTTACGCCCACCTCTTCAGGGGACACAGCTCCCATCTCAGACCCCTCTCCAACCCGGAGAGCCCCCTCCATCGCGGCGTGAATGGTTTCCTCAGCAACACCAGCCCCACTGTCAGCCCCAGTAATCTATCCTCCCCTGGAGCCACAAGCCTGGGCAGCGGGTTCGGCGGTTTGAGCGGAGGAGAACTGGTTCCGGTGGCTCTGGCGCAGACGGAGGGAGACAGGGGCCTTGGGTTCAGCGTGACAGCCGGGGGTCCGGGTGGCCGGGTGACCGTGGTGGACAGAGTCTGGGACAGGAAGCAGTGCAACTCCCTTCAGCCAGGGGACGCTATTGTGAAAATCAACGGCGCTGATGTCCAGAGTCTGAACTTTACACag ATTGATTCCATTCTGCTGGAACATGCCAAACAGGGAGAAGTAATCCTGCTGGTTTACAGAGGAG GCATCTATCATTCATCGGTGTCCCCCGCTTCAATTCGGAGACTCCCGCCTCCGCTTCTCCGGCCTCCTCCTCCGCCCGACGCCTCAGAAAGCTTCTCCGCTTACCCAGAAGCTTTGCCTTTGCCCCGCACGTCCAACAGCCCTGCTCCTTCCCCAACGCATTCCTCGCTCATCCAAAGCACCAGTTTCCTGGAGTCCATCCCCGTCACCCTGACGATGGACCCCAAGGACTGGATCGACATAGGTCTGGAGGACGAAGCCGCGGGCATCTCGGTGCCTGACGCAAGTCTGGAAAAGAGAAGCGAACAAAGTCGACCTCTTCGAGGGCTTGAAGTGGTGCTGAGGAGGAAGCCGGGGGAAGGCTTCGGGTTTGTCATCGCGTCTCAGGATTTAGAGCATGGCAAAG CAGCTTCTCTTCTTCCTCACCGCTTTGTGACCGTACGGCGGGGCAGTCCGGCTGCAAAGAGCGGCCAGATTCGTCCTGGAGATCGTTTGGAGGCTGTGGAGGGGCGCTCCGTGGTGACTTTGCCCCATCGGGAACTTGCCCAGATTCTCCGTCGAGCAGGGAACACTCTGCGTCTAACCATCGTGCCCCGCACCAGCACCC ACTCGACAAACTTTACAGAAGCCACTGACCATGAACACAGAAGCAGAAGGGGGCAGAGGTCACGGCCAAAG CGTGACTCCAGGTATTACAGCGTGGATCTGGATCGAGGCCCCTCGGGCTTTGGCTTCAGCCTGCGAGGTGGGAGTGAGTACAACATGGGTCTCTACGTTCTGGGGCTGATGGAGGGGGGGCCGGCCTCACGGAGCCAAAAGATACAG GTGAGCGACCAGCTCGTAGAAATCAACGGTAACAGTACGGCGGGAATGACCCACAGCCAGGCTGTCGAGCAGATCCGCAGAGGAGGCCAGCGGATCCACCTGGTTCTCAAGAGAGGAAACGGTTACGTGCCTGACTATG GCCGTGAACAGAGGATCACCTCCCCCTCCCACATCTACAACCCCAAGGAGCAGGGTTTGGCTGCAGTAAACTCCACTGGAAGGAGGGGGCGCAGTTCCCACCAGATGAGGAGAAGCAGATCAGCTGGAGACAAGAGGGAGAAAAGGTCGGAGGTGAGGAGCAGAAGGAGGCACGGGTCACTGAAAGGAGACCGCTCGGATTTACACAGCCCCATCTCCGAGCCGAGTGACCGATCTCATGAGTCCAGagacagaaggaggaggagaaaaaggagTTCGCACAGTTTACCTAGAGACCCCAACCAGAAATATGCCGACAGCGACGCAGAAAGGAGGACAGTGAGAGGGCGGAAACGGGACAGGGACAAGGGGAGGAGCAGAGGCCGAGAGGGGAGGAAGAGCAGGAGTGAGGAGAGGCAGAGGAGGGCAGAACGTGAGGAGTCTGAGCCGGAGGAGCGTTACTCACCCCCTGTTGAAGTGGAGAGGAGGTTGGAAGAGAGGGAGAACGAAGGGAATTTTGAGACTGAAAATAAAGGTAGTCTTCCCATTCCAAGTCCCACTCGAAGACTTCCCGGCCTCGAGCCAAACTGGGAGCTGGAAAGCCGTGTAGAGTGGGACATGGCTGCGGAGTACAGGGAGCTAGTGAGACATGAAAACCAGCAGGCGGAGCATGCGGAGTCCCTGGGTTATGACAAAGGTGAAGATGAAGAGGTAGATGAAGACCAGTCCTTGACCTCTCAGAGGCCTTTACCAGGAGTTGCTGTGAATTTGGCGGAGTCACAGAGAAAGCCCTTCTCCTTCCTCACCTCCACACTGTCTGTAGACCAGCTGGGGGAGGCCGACTCAGAGTCCGGAGACAGCCTGTCCGACGTCAGCCTGTCTGACGTCAGCACGTCGGCAGCTAGCATCTCAGGGCTGTCTGTGGCCACCAGAGAGACGGGCAGGCCGAGGGCGGAGGCGCTGCCCGGCTTTTGGCTCAAACCCAGCGAGCAAAGGTTGGTTCAGTTTGCACCGGAGAACAGGCAGCCCAGGTCACCGTCATag